CGAGGCTTGGGCGGGTCCGTTTCGGCAGCGACTTGAGCACCAGCATCCCGTGGTAACAGCCATCGAGATAAAAACCGGTGTCGGGCTTCTCCAGCGGGCGGCCTTCGCCGAGCCAGCAGTTTTCCTGAATGGATTTCTGGGGATCGAAGAACTCCAGCGGATCGGTGATCTTCTGCTCCGGCAGCGACGGATTGAGAAACTCCAGGTAGTGTAAGAAGTGATCGGCATCGGTCATCGGCCGCACCTGACCGCCGCTTCCCCCAAAGAGCGCCTGCAGGAACTGCCCGATTTGGTTGAACTGCTCGGCATAGGTGCCAAGCAGCGCCTCCCGCGTGAGTCGGCCGGCGTTCTTGCCGAGCACCGCCGCATCGACCGGCGTCGTGAAATACAGGCGGAGACGCTCCCGCCGGAGTGCGCCAGACTCGACCATGCGCCAGTAACGCACGAACCGCTCGTTGCGCTGGCGCTTGCTCCATTCATTGGTCGCGAGCGTGGCCGTGTCTTCCCGGTAGCGCTGGAGCGGCTTACGGAAGTCGGAATCGTTCGTCCACTGCACCTGCATCCGCCAACCGGGTTTCAGCACCGACAGCAGCGCGACCAGGTCGGACTCGAATGCGTTGTGATGGACAGGATCAGCATGTTCCAAGTCGGGGGCGATGATTTCAAACCCACGCGCGATGAAACCGCCGCGATGGAGGCCTTCGAAGACAATCATGTCTTCGCCAAAGTAGCCGTCTGCGGGTTCGGTTCTCATGCGACTTCCTCCCCACGTTCTGCCAACGCTTCTTCCAGCATGTCCTCCGTGACTGTGAGTTGCTCCTGCAACCGATCATAGTCGGCGCGTGCCACCACGGGTTGCTCACGCTTCTTCTGTTCGGCGTCTTTGTGGCCGGTCATCTCCCCAACCGGGTGAGCGTTCGCGCCGGAATGACGGGCCATTCCAAGACCCGCTCGGTGCGAGCGCACCGCCGGCTCGTGCCCGTCCACCTCAGGGGCCAGCGGCGACCCAGCGGCGGCGAAGGGATTCGCCGGCCGCCGGGAGCGCGGGCCGAATT
This portion of the Candidatus Didemnitutus sp. genome encodes:
- a CDS encoding DUF4133 domain-containing protein, which translates into the protein MHSTHLNEHDANQGAQSSGEFLGMTGNSGWYLLGSGGATILMVIFLWGIFGVSLLLCLLVGVVLCALSVTYVFTLKNNKPEHYDTDFFESALVESGLLSFQFGPRSRRPANPFAAAGSPLAPEVDGHEPAVRSHRAGLGMARHSGANAHPVGEMTGHKDAEQKKREQPVVARADYDRLQEQLTVTEDMLEEALAERGEEVA